The proteins below are encoded in one region of Dasypus novemcinctus isolate mDasNov1 chromosome 13, mDasNov1.1.hap2, whole genome shotgun sequence:
- the RAB13 gene encoding ras-related protein Rab-13: MAKAYDHLFKLLLIGDSGVGKTCLIIRFAEDNFNNTYISTIGIDFKIRTVDIEGKKIKLQVWDTAGQERFKTITTAYYRGAMGIILVYDITDEKSFENIQNWMKSIKENASAGVERLLLGNKCDMEAKRKVQKEQANKLAQEHGIRFFETSAKSSVNVDEAFSSLARDILLKSGGRRSGNSNKPPSTDLQTCDKKNTNKCSLG; this comes from the exons ATGGCCAAAGCCTACGACCACCTCTTCAAGTTGCTGCTGATCGGGGACTCAGGGGTGGGCAAGACTTGCCTGATCATTCGCTTTGCAGAGGACAACTTCAACAACACTTACATCTCCACCATCG GAATTGATTTCAAGATCCGCACTGTGGATATAGAAGGGAAGAAGATCAAACTGCAAGTCTG GGACACGGCTGGCCAAGAGCGATTCAAGACAATAACTACCGCCTATTACCGTGGAGCCATG GGCATTATCCTAGTATACGACATCACAGATGAAAAGTCCTTTGAGAATATTCAGAACTGGATGAAGAGCATCAAAGAG AATGCCTCAGCTGGGGTGGAGCGTCTCTTGCTGGGGAACAAATGTGACATGGAGGCCAAGAGGAAGGTGCAGAAGGAGCAGGCCAATAAG tTGGCTCAGGAGCACGGAATCCGATTTTTCGAGACAAGTGCCAAATCCAGTGTGAATGTGGATGAG GCCTTCAGTTCCTTGGCCCGGGACATCTTGCTCAAGTCAGGAGGGCGGAGATCA GGAAACAGCAATAAGCCTCCCAGCACTGACCTGCAGACCTGTGACAAGAAGAACACCAACAAATGCTCCCTGGGTTGA
- the RPS27 gene encoding small ribosomal subunit protein eS27: MPLAKDLLHPSPEEEKRKHKKKRLVQSPNSYFMDVKCPGCYKITTVFSHAQTVVLCVGCSTVLCQPTGGKARLTEGCSFRRKQH, from the exons ATGCCT CTCGCAAAGGACCTCCTCCATCCCTCtccagaagaggaaaagaggaaacacaagaaGAAGCGCCTGGTGCAGAGCCCCAATTCCTACTTCATGGATGTAAAATGCCCAG gatgctaTAAAATCACCACGGTCTTTAGCCATGCACAAACAGTAGTTTTGTGTGTGGGTTGCTCCACTGTCCTCTGCCAACCTACAGGAGGAAAAGCAAGGCTTACAGAAG GATGCTCCTTCAGACGGAAGCAGCACTGA